From Yersinia hibernica, a single genomic window includes:
- a CDS encoding oligogalacturonate-specific porin KdgM family protein, whose amino-acid sequence MKFKLLTLAVASVISFSSVATTIDYRHEMKDTSKSDHKDRLLISNRFANGFGLSLEGKWGQHSSDTTPNKPFNEQVSNGTEVVASYVYQFNKTFQLEPGFSLESSSDSNNYRPYLRGKVSFTDDFSTSLRYRPYYKRNQPAQTKATEKGHEFTMLFAYNFLKNYSAEYELNYKKSEDEILANKEKEEWSHDLKVAYKWDKNWKPYVAIGNVAGSKTTDERQTRYRVGVQYSF is encoded by the coding sequence ATGAAATTTAAATTACTGACTCTGGCAGTGGCATCTGTAATCAGCTTTAGCTCCGTGGCAACAACAATTGACTACCGGCACGAAATGAAAGATACCAGTAAATCTGATCATAAAGATCGTTTATTGATTTCCAACCGTTTTGCAAATGGCTTTGGTTTATCTTTAGAGGGAAAATGGGGCCAGCACAGCTCCGATACTACCCCGAATAAACCATTCAACGAGCAAGTCAGTAATGGCACTGAAGTGGTTGCCAGTTATGTTTATCAGTTCAATAAAACATTCCAACTGGAACCTGGTTTCTCATTAGAATCTTCTTCTGACTCTAATAACTACCGCCCTTACCTGCGCGGCAAAGTATCCTTCACTGATGATTTCTCAACATCACTGCGTTACCGCCCATACTACAAACGTAACCAGCCAGCTCAGACTAAAGCCACAGAGAAAGGCCATGAGTTCACCATGTTGTTTGCCTATAATTTCTTGAAAAACTATTCAGCTGAATATGAATTGAACTACAAGAAATCCGAAGACGAAATTCTGGCAAATAAAGAGAAAGAAGAATGGAGTCATGACCTGAAAGTCGCTTACAAGTGGGATAAAAATTGGAAGCCATATGTTGCTATCGGTAACGTTGCTGGCAGCAAAACCACTGACGAGCGCCAAACTCGCTATCGTGTAGGCGTGCAATACAGCTTCTAA
- a CDS encoding ABC transporter substrate-binding protein, with protein sequence MKKAILHTLIASTLALLSHQAFAAQDEVNLRMSWWGGNGRHQVTLKAIEEFHKQHPNINVKSEYTGWDGHLSRLTTQIAGGTEPDVMQTNWNWLPIFSKDGTGFYNLFNVKEQLDLAQFDPKELQQTTVNGKLNGIPISVTARIFYYNDATWAKAGLAYPKTWDELLAAGKVFKEKLGDQYYPVVLEHQDTLALIRSYMTQKYNIPTIDEAGKKFAYTPEQWVEFFTMYKTMVDSHVMPSTKYYASFGKSNMYEMKPWINGEWAGTYMWNSTITKYSDNLTKPAKLDLGPYPMLPGAKDAGLFFKPAQMLSIGKTTKHPKESAMLINFLLNSKEGVEALGLERGVPLSATAVAQLRSSGVIKDEDPSVAGLNMALELPHKMTTSPYFDDPQIVSLFGDAIQYIDYGQKTVQETAEYFNKQGDRILKRAMR encoded by the coding sequence ATGAAAAAAGCGATCCTACACACGCTGATAGCATCCACTCTGGCATTATTGTCGCATCAGGCTTTTGCAGCACAGGACGAAGTTAATTTACGGATGTCATGGTGGGGGGGTAATGGCCGCCACCAGGTAACATTGAAAGCTATTGAAGAATTCCACAAACAACATCCGAATATTAATGTTAAATCGGAGTATACCGGCTGGGATGGTCACTTATCTCGCCTGACAACACAGATTGCCGGGGGTACTGAGCCAGATGTTATGCAGACTAACTGGAACTGGTTGCCTATTTTCTCTAAAGACGGTACTGGTTTCTACAATCTGTTTAACGTAAAAGAACAATTGGATTTGGCACAATTTGATCCGAAAGAACTGCAACAAACAACAGTTAATGGCAAATTGAATGGTATTCCAATTTCAGTTACTGCTCGTATCTTTTATTACAATGATGCAACCTGGGCTAAAGCAGGTTTAGCATATCCTAAAACATGGGATGAATTACTTGCTGCGGGTAAAGTATTTAAAGAGAAACTGGGTGATCAATATTACCCAGTAGTATTAGAGCACCAAGATACATTAGCATTAATCCGCTCTTATATGACTCAAAAATATAATATTCCTACTATTGATGAAGCAGGTAAGAAATTTGCCTACACGCCAGAACAGTGGGTTGAGTTCTTTACCATGTATAAGACCATGGTAGATAGTCATGTTATGCCATCCACCAAATACTATGCTTCATTCGGCAAAAGTAATATGTATGAAATGAAGCCATGGATTAATGGTGAGTGGGCCGGTACTTATATGTGGAACTCCACAATAACTAAGTATTCCGATAACTTGACCAAACCTGCAAAATTGGATCTTGGCCCATACCCAATGCTGCCAGGAGCAAAAGATGCTGGCTTATTCTTTAAACCTGCACAGATGCTTTCAATTGGTAAAACAACCAAGCATCCAAAAGAAAGTGCGATGTTAATCAACTTCTTATTGAACAGCAAAGAAGGTGTTGAAGCATTGGGTCTGGAGCGTGGCGTACCATTGAGTGCCACTGCTGTCGCTCAACTTCGCTCCTCCGGGGTTATTAAAGATGAAGATCCTTCTGTTGCCGGCTTAAATATGGCACTGGAATTGCCACACAAAATGACAACTTCACCATACTTTGATGATCCGCAAATCGTTTCACTGTTCGGCGATGCAATTCAATATATCGACTATGGCCAGAAGACAGTACAAGAAACAGCAGAATACTTTAATAAACAAGGTGACCGTATTCTGAAACGCGCAATGCGTTAA